A genome region from Elusimicrobiota bacterium includes the following:
- a CDS encoding ABC transporter ATP-binding protein, whose product MTVPVIRLSQVGYSYPGGAKIFDKVNFSLGTNERVGLSGPVGAGKSTLLHLMVGLLGRFSGTVEVFGHECHKEKDFQKIRGSVGLLFQDPDDQLFCPSVEEEVAFGPLNQGRSRFEVGQIVKETLAQMGLVGYEEREPRRLSGGEKRLVSLAAVLAMSPRVLLLDEPTAGLDDSARQRLLALLGGLPMEMVIASHDRDFLQTLTTRSFDFCRSTE is encoded by the coding sequence ATGACGGTTCCTGTTATTCGTTTATCCCAAGTGGGGTATTCCTATCCGGGGGGGGCGAAGATTTTCGATAAGGTCAATTTTTCGTTGGGAACCAATGAGCGCGTGGGCCTTTCCGGTCCTGTCGGAGCGGGGAAGAGCACGTTGCTCCATTTGATGGTGGGGCTTCTCGGTCGTTTCTCAGGAACCGTTGAGGTTTTTGGGCATGAATGTCACAAAGAAAAGGACTTCCAAAAAATTCGCGGTTCGGTGGGACTCCTTTTTCAGGATCCGGATGATCAACTTTTCTGCCCTTCGGTTGAGGAAGAAGTGGCTTTCGGCCCTCTGAACCAAGGTCGGAGCCGTTTCGAGGTGGGTCAGATTGTGAAAGAGACATTGGCCCAAATGGGGTTAGTCGGTTATGAAGAGCGGGAACCTCGTCGGCTCTCCGGTGGAGAAAAAAGGTTGGTGTCCCTCGCGGCGGTGCTGGCCATGAGCCCACGGGTTCTTCTTTTGGATGAACCCACCGCGGGGTTGGACGATTCCGCCCGGCAACGATTGCTGGCTTTGTTGGGAGGGCTTCCCATGGAAATGGTTATTGCTTCCCATGACCGGGATTTTTTGCAAACCCTGACCACGCGTTCGTTCGATTTTTGTCGGTCCACAGAATAA
- a CDS encoding 2-oxoacid:acceptor oxidoreductase family protein: MDKRFLKEEGTAPFTGNELLLKGALEGGAALITGYPGSPVSEVFDAISRVSDLLVEKGIVAQMANNEGLAAARLNGARLADLRGVAIMKSVGMHVAADALAIGNLSEPQKPGGGAVVIVGDDPWNETTQINSDSRFLSLHLHMPVLEPATFQELKDWIRDAFELSGLADLYLTYVVTTNQADGGASVRCRPNLYPAINHHQKTTLSSSQMPVERMVMIPPHTSMREATLPARFERFLNSVRSRSLNRVEGPTGRSPLGFTSSGLSYCYLIQALRDLGLENQIPVLKWGVSYPLDDALLIPFAERVDHLVVIEEKREFLETQIIRTLQRAHQGGGLPRPPSIWGKRFPNEKEGIPSSRGLNSSLLVERLAPLIESLAPSLFRPVHQRVEAVVGRVKAAGERNVTIPIRTPTFCPGCPHRDSSTVTKAIKKDFLDPAYMKSKHKSSPTDVIFHGESGCHSMLQFEPNIGLMQDYSGMGLGGGTGSGIAPFIKNKQVVFLGDSTFFHSGMVAVSDSIKNHQDITYIILENKTTAMTGHQPTPGTGQDVMDQKTFAQDIEQLIRGMARDVVPLYRVNPGYRDSYRTLLEEVILKDGVKVVIADKECGITYQRRVRLEKKRVLRDQGYLPEEHFINITPEVCEYCLECTNATGCPGLAIEETLHGPKIITDKSLCVADGACAKGKVCPSFEEVVVRRQRPPASRPGETEPPLPLKPVSRVQDSWFCYTAGVGGMGSGVTTGILVQAGLLEGYHVLFADKKGLAIRNGGVYGHVIYSKTDKISSPLVPYGRADLLIGIDLLEAVRGLDPRVNLRVASPDRTAAVVNTHKMPTVKTLLGKDDFSVAGLESTLKEATKDYLGFDFSAISESYFGNRLYANVLLLGAAFERGHLPVSVENLRKAISVMVPSQDREENLRAFEVGRQAVAWPDRFRVFSPRLPGFTEVIEDRAKLLFRSHLFAGAGWSRAYQRMMEEALRWMDLPEPARARLAQYVYDLFQWGGPDYARRYVTRLWGVYRKDQKDRGFQATLSVMGNLHRVMAIKDEVYVAHLLTGEEKYRRDKARYRVDEERGDRLEYVHLNRPNFTVLGRNIQFDWRSRQWQLKVMKHLRFLRRVLPGWHADERSFRSWYESLTDDFTLFSDDEVYGLYVELLSLPGEVRGYREIRAPKMEAARERAKILLRRIQEKTPNASPVPMTHG, encoded by the coding sequence ATGGACAAACGATTTCTAAAAGAAGAAGGGACGGCCCCTTTCACGGGGAATGAATTGCTTTTAAAAGGTGCCTTGGAAGGAGGGGCCGCTCTTATCACAGGGTATCCTGGATCGCCTGTGTCGGAGGTGTTCGACGCAATTTCTCGTGTATCGGATTTGTTGGTGGAAAAGGGAATCGTCGCCCAGATGGCGAACAACGAAGGATTGGCGGCCGCGCGGTTGAACGGGGCGCGCCTGGCGGATTTGCGCGGTGTGGCGATCATGAAATCAGTGGGAATGCATGTGGCGGCCGATGCGTTGGCTATAGGGAACTTGTCCGAGCCTCAAAAACCGGGCGGTGGCGCTGTTGTGATCGTTGGCGACGATCCGTGGAATGAAACCACTCAAATCAACTCGGATTCGCGGTTTTTGAGTCTGCATCTCCATATGCCTGTCCTGGAGCCGGCAACGTTCCAAGAATTGAAGGATTGGATTCGGGACGCTTTTGAGTTGTCCGGATTGGCCGACCTTTATCTTACCTATGTGGTGACAACGAATCAGGCCGATGGGGGGGCCTCTGTTCGATGCCGTCCCAACCTCTATCCCGCCATCAACCACCACCAAAAAACAACCCTTTCTTCCTCGCAGATGCCGGTGGAACGTATGGTCATGATCCCTCCCCACACGTCCATGCGCGAGGCCACCCTTCCGGCGCGATTTGAACGTTTCTTGAATTCCGTTCGCTCTCGTTCCCTCAATCGAGTCGAAGGTCCGACCGGTCGTTCCCCGCTGGGGTTCACCTCTTCGGGTCTGTCCTATTGTTACTTGATCCAGGCGTTGCGAGATCTGGGATTGGAAAACCAAATCCCCGTTCTTAAATGGGGTGTTTCCTATCCGTTGGATGATGCCCTTTTGATCCCGTTTGCGGAACGGGTGGACCATCTTGTCGTAATCGAAGAAAAAAGAGAATTTCTGGAAACTCAAATCATCCGGACCCTTCAGCGGGCCCACCAGGGAGGAGGACTTCCTCGCCCGCCCTCTATTTGGGGAAAACGATTCCCCAACGAAAAAGAAGGGATTCCCTCTTCCCGGGGATTAAATTCGTCCCTGTTGGTGGAACGATTGGCCCCCCTCATCGAGTCGTTAGCTCCGTCGCTTTTCCGGCCAGTCCACCAGCGGGTCGAGGCGGTGGTGGGTCGGGTGAAGGCCGCGGGTGAACGAAACGTGACGATCCCTATTCGTACCCCCACGTTTTGTCCGGGGTGCCCTCACCGGGATTCCTCAACGGTGACCAAAGCCATTAAGAAAGATTTTTTAGATCCCGCGTACATGAAATCCAAACACAAAAGTTCCCCCACGGACGTGATTTTTCATGGAGAGTCAGGGTGCCATTCCATGCTCCAGTTTGAGCCCAATATAGGGCTCATGCAAGACTATTCAGGGATGGGGTTGGGCGGCGGGACGGGGTCTGGCATTGCCCCCTTCATTAAGAACAAGCAGGTGGTGTTTTTAGGGGATTCCACCTTTTTTCATTCGGGAATGGTGGCGGTTTCGGACTCCATTAAGAATCATCAGGACATTACCTACATCATCTTGGAAAATAAAACGACCGCCATGACAGGCCATCAGCCCACTCCCGGAACAGGACAAGACGTCATGGACCAAAAGACTTTTGCCCAAGACATTGAACAGCTGATCCGTGGTATGGCGCGGGACGTTGTCCCTCTTTACCGTGTTAACCCGGGCTACCGCGACTCCTACCGGACGCTTCTGGAAGAGGTTATCCTTAAAGACGGGGTTAAGGTTGTCATTGCGGATAAGGAATGTGGGATCACCTATCAGCGTCGTGTTCGTCTGGAAAAAAAACGAGTGCTTCGGGATCAAGGGTATCTTCCGGAAGAGCATTTCATTAACATCACGCCGGAGGTGTGCGAGTATTGCCTGGAATGTACCAACGCCACGGGGTGTCCTGGATTGGCAATTGAAGAAACTTTGCACGGCCCGAAAATCATTACCGACAAATCGCTGTGTGTGGCCGATGGCGCTTGCGCCAAAGGAAAGGTTTGTCCTTCCTTTGAAGAAGTGGTTGTCCGTCGACAGAGGCCTCCGGCCTCGCGTCCAGGCGAAACAGAACCTCCGTTGCCCCTTAAACCAGTGTCTCGTGTTCAGGACTCGTGGTTCTGTTATACCGCGGGCGTTGGGGGAATGGGGTCAGGGGTCACCACAGGTATTTTGGTTCAGGCGGGACTTCTGGAAGGGTATCACGTTCTCTTTGCCGACAAGAAAGGTTTGGCCATCCGCAACGGAGGGGTCTATGGCCATGTGATTTATTCCAAAACCGATAAAATTTCCTCCCCGCTTGTTCCCTACGGTCGAGCGGACTTGTTGATCGGGATTGATTTATTAGAGGCGGTACGGGGGTTGGACCCGCGCGTGAACCTCCGGGTGGCCTCTCCCGACCGAACGGCGGCTGTGGTCAACACCCACAAAATGCCAACGGTGAAGACCCTTTTGGGGAAAGACGATTTTTCTGTGGCGGGACTGGAATCCACCTTGAAAGAAGCCACAAAAGATTATCTCGGGTTCGATTTCTCAGCAATTTCGGAATCCTATTTTGGGAATCGTCTTTACGCCAACGTCCTTTTATTGGGCGCGGCTTTTGAACGGGGCCACTTACCGGTGTCCGTAGAAAATTTAAGGAAGGCGATCTCCGTCATGGTACCTTCCCAGGATCGTGAGGAGAATCTCCGGGCGTTTGAAGTCGGTCGTCAGGCGGTCGCCTGGCCGGATCGGTTTCGGGTCTTCTCCCCCCGTCTCCCGGGTTTTACGGAAGTTATAGAAGACCGTGCTAAACTTCTTTTCCGGTCTCACCTCTTTGCGGGTGCGGGGTGGTCCCGAGCTTATCAACGAATGATGGAGGAAGCTCTGCGGTGGATGGATTTGCCGGAACCGGCCCGGGCGCGGTTGGCCCAATATGTTTATGATCTGTTTCAATGGGGTGGTCCGGATTACGCCCGTCGTTACGTTACCCGTCTGTGGGGAGTGTATCGGAAAGACCAAAAAGATCGAGGTTTCCAAGCCACGCTGTCTGTGATGGGAAACCTCCACCGGGTGATGGCCATCAAAGACGAGGTCTATGTGGCGCATCTGTTGACGGGGGAAGAAAAATACCGTCGGGACAAAGCCCGCTATCGTGTGGACGAAGAACGTGGCGATCGATTGGAATATGTTCATTTAAACCGGCCCAACTTTACGGTTTTGGGACGGAATATTCAGTTTGATTGGCGCTCGCGGCAGTGGCAACTGAAAGTCATGAAACACCTTCGCTTCCTCCGGCGCGTTTTGCCGGGATGGCACGCTGATGAACGGTCTTTCCGTTCGTGGTATGAGTCGCTCACGGATGATTTCACTCTTTTCTCGGATGATGAAGTTTATGGTTTGTATGTGGAGCTTTTATCCCTTCCAGGGGAGGTTCGCGGCTACCGGGAAATTCGTGCCCCAAAAATGGAGGCGGCGCGTGAACGGGCAAAAATCCTTCTTAGGCGAATTCAGGAAAAGACCCCTAACGCTTCCCCAGTTCCCATGACTCACGGATGA
- a CDS encoding N-acetyltransferase, translating into MIKIRRAKIGDVRGMHKMLGVFSERKELLPRAISELFENLQQFHVADDKGRLVGCCSLAVQWDNLAEVKALAVDPDYQGRGIGRRLVNACLKDAGVLGVTRIFALTMKDGFFSKIGFNRVEKNFLPHKVWTECVRCPYFPDTCVEIAMVKDLGGVPPPPAFKAADLPSDGTVPVEPEGFSPVTKKRNRR; encoded by the coding sequence ATGATTAAAATTCGCCGAGCTAAAATTGGAGATGTTCGTGGGATGCACAAAATGTTGGGTGTTTTTTCGGAACGGAAAGAACTTCTCCCACGGGCGATTTCGGAGTTGTTTGAAAACCTCCAACAATTTCATGTCGCTGACGACAAGGGACGACTGGTCGGGTGTTGTTCTCTGGCCGTTCAGTGGGACAATCTGGCGGAAGTGAAGGCTTTAGCGGTGGACCCAGACTACCAAGGACGGGGGATAGGACGTCGGTTGGTGAACGCCTGTTTGAAGGACGCGGGTGTTTTGGGTGTGACGCGGATTTTTGCGCTGACCATGAAGGATGGTTTTTTTTCAAAAATCGGGTTCAATCGTGTGGAGAAAAACTTTCTTCCTCACAAGGTATGGACCGAGTGTGTTCGATGTCCTTATTTCCCAGACACCTGTGTGGAAATCGCCATGGTGAAAGATCTCGGGGGTGTGCCGCCGCCTCCAGCGTTTAAAGCGGCTGATCTTCCGTCTGACGGAACCGTCCCCGTAGAGCCGGAAGGGTTCTCCCCTGTCACCAAGAAACGTAATAGACGCTGA
- a CDS encoding NAD(+)/NADH kinase → MVPRPIPAPPFGLVLFHNPRNLLARRALQDLRRWLTARGNRVLPLRQVERAGAVVALGGDGTLLSAARVAAPVGVPVLGVNLGRLGFLTASDIQRVRPLLNKLFAGQLVSTNRMMLEAHLPRGMVNPVVNDCVIQGATAGRVVRLSVQVDGVSLGTYVGDGLIVATPTGSTAYSMAAGGPIACPEMDLILLTPISPHSLSQRPVLVPAGSTVEVRLEPRHPTEKMVVSVDGKDPFPLSKGERVVLRQMKARLHILSEKGRPFFGVLRKKLLWGDR, encoded by the coding sequence GTGGTTCCCCGTCCAATTCCCGCACCGCCCTTTGGGCTGGTGCTCTTTCATAACCCTCGAAATCTGTTGGCACGGAGGGCTCTTCAGGACCTCCGTCGATGGTTGACGGCGCGAGGAAATAGAGTTCTTCCTCTTCGTCAAGTGGAACGCGCGGGTGCGGTTGTGGCGTTGGGGGGGGATGGGACTCTTCTGTCCGCGGCTCGGGTTGCGGCCCCGGTGGGCGTCCCTGTGCTTGGGGTCAACCTCGGACGCCTTGGTTTTCTCACCGCTTCGGATATTCAACGGGTCCGACCTCTCCTTAACAAGTTGTTCGCGGGTCAGCTCGTTTCCACAAATCGGATGATGTTGGAAGCCCACCTTCCCCGTGGGATGGTGAACCCGGTCGTGAACGATTGTGTCATCCAAGGGGCGACCGCGGGGCGGGTGGTGCGCCTATCGGTTCAGGTGGATGGGGTGTCCCTGGGAACGTATGTCGGCGACGGGTTGATTGTGGCGACGCCGACAGGGTCCACGGCCTATTCCATGGCGGCGGGAGGCCCGATCGCTTGTCCCGAAATGGATTTGATTTTACTGACACCTATTAGTCCGCACAGTTTAAGCCAACGGCCGGTTCTCGTCCCAGCTGGGAGCACCGTGGAGGTGCGATTGGAACCTCGTCACCCAACAGAAAAGATGGTGGTGTCTGTCGATGGGAAAGACCCTTTCCCTCTCTCCAAGGGTGAGCGTGTCGTTCTTCGTCAGATGAAAGCCCGACTCCATATCCTTTCAGAAAAAGGGCGTCCGTTTTTTGGGGTGTTGCGAAAGAAGTTGTTGTGGGGAGATCGGTAA
- a CDS encoding energy-coupling factor ABC transporter permease — MHISDGIVPVPLAAAAWGVALVSVARGLRFLTLERVPRAALVSAVVFIAAATVRFPLGVASLHPVLNGLAGILLGPAVLPAYFVGLLLQALLLQFGGVTSLGLNTLILAFPAVGAGYVFRVLRRQFPSKKNLFWSAAIVGVLAPLFSSALWAGTLFFSEKSFAPLASLGMVPHILLALIEGGVAGTVADYLGRFRPEFISSSEEGLGSSAGPLD; from the coding sequence ATGCATATTTCGGATGGAATCGTTCCTGTCCCTCTGGCCGCTGCCGCGTGGGGTGTGGCGTTAGTGAGCGTGGCTCGGGGCCTTCGTTTTCTTACGCTTGAGCGCGTTCCTCGGGCGGCGCTTGTGTCCGCGGTTGTTTTTATTGCCGCAGCGACCGTTCGTTTTCCCCTGGGGGTCGCTAGTCTTCATCCTGTCCTTAACGGACTTGCGGGAATCCTTCTGGGGCCCGCCGTCCTTCCCGCGTATTTTGTTGGGTTACTCTTGCAGGCTCTGCTGCTCCAATTTGGGGGAGTGACGAGTTTGGGCTTAAACACCTTGATTTTGGCTTTTCCAGCGGTTGGGGCTGGATACGTTTTTCGCGTTCTTCGCCGCCAGTTTCCATCAAAAAAAAACCTGTTTTGGAGTGCCGCGATTGTGGGGGTTTTGGCGCCTCTCTTTTCTTCTGCCCTTTGGGCTGGGACTCTTTTCTTTTCTGAAAAATCTTTTGCCCCGCTTGCTTCGTTAGGAATGGTTCCCCACATTCTCCTTGCTCTCATTGAGGGGGGGGTGGCCGGAACGGTAGCGGACTATCTCGGCCGATTTCGGCCGGAATTTATTTCCTCTTCGGAGGAAGGTCTTGGTTCCTCTGCCGGGCCCCTCGATTGA
- a CDS encoding response regulator, with protein sequence MIVRSTGASTILIADDDRYAQKALEALLRVEGFQVIVAQDGQEALERIQESRPDLCIIDFDMPRLNGLETCRRIKGHHDTRLLPVIMVTGLLPEDEKVRAIEAGCDDFLPKPYEHDALLTRIRSLLRIKTLTDELEDAEAILMTLVRTIEAKDRYTLGHADRVGRYAVMLGRALGCNAFELETLRKGGMLHDIGKLGIPDAILQKAGPLDDTEWEIMRKHALVGGEICKRLKSLEGILPIILHHHECLDGTGYPSGFKAPQIPKLVRIVNVVDIYDALTSRRSYKEAYSIPKAFQTLWEEVERGWWDGDIVKVWEEIVTREGAG encoded by the coding sequence ATGATCGTCCGTTCTACCGGCGCCTCGACCATCCTGATCGCCGACGATGACCGTTACGCCCAAAAGGCTTTGGAAGCTCTCCTTCGCGTGGAGGGCTTTCAAGTCATTGTGGCCCAAGATGGGCAGGAGGCCTTGGAGCGAATTCAGGAATCCCGGCCGGACCTGTGCATCATCGATTTCGATATGCCTCGGTTGAATGGTCTTGAAACCTGTCGACGGATTAAAGGGCATCACGACACCCGCCTCCTTCCTGTCATTATGGTGACGGGTCTCCTTCCTGAAGACGAGAAAGTTCGGGCCATTGAAGCTGGGTGTGATGATTTCCTCCCCAAACCTTACGAGCACGACGCTCTCCTCACGCGCATCCGATCTTTGCTTCGAATCAAAACGCTGACCGATGAGTTGGAGGATGCCGAAGCCATTCTCATGACGCTCGTGCGAACGATTGAAGCGAAAGACCGCTACACGCTCGGGCACGCGGACCGTGTGGGCCGTTACGCGGTGATGTTGGGACGCGCACTCGGTTGTAACGCGTTCGAGTTGGAAACGTTACGGAAGGGCGGCATGCTCCACGATATTGGGAAGTTGGGCATCCCGGACGCCATTTTGCAAAAGGCTGGGCCTTTGGATGATACGGAATGGGAAATCATGCGCAAGCATGCCCTGGTGGGCGGCGAAATTTGTAAGCGGTTGAAAAGTTTAGAGGGAATCCTTCCCATTATTTTGCATCACCACGAATGTCTGGACGGAACCGGTTACCCCAGTGGATTCAAAGCTCCTCAGATCCCCAAATTGGTTCGAATCGTCAATGTTGTCGACATCTATGACGCCCTCACGTCACGACGAAGCTATAAAGAAGCTTACTCTATTCCCAAGGCCTTCCAAACCCTCTGGGAAGAAGTGGAGCGGGGTTGGTGGGACGGTGATATTGTGAAGGTATGGGAAGAAATCGTCACGCGGGAGGGAGCGGGGTAG
- the recN gene encoding DNA repair protein RecN: MLLEVSVKNFSLLEDLRLEFGPGLLVLTGETGAGKSLLLDALGLVLGRRAAAGQVRRGAERLVISARFRGRGGRLKNILNELGLVDGQEEDLLLRREVDAAGKSRSFVNDRPVNLSTLVRIGELLVFSHGQSEQQLLLRPAEQRGLLDSFGGLEGVGREVTAAFAEWQERVAERDALALSDQERAQRLDLYRFQKGELDAANVRVEEDVELETLLPQLKNGGRLRSVAEEVNGFLQVQESSAIDLVRKVSRGVGTLRGLGAPLGEVSDLLEGAQVNLDEAAQRLGSYAAGIEADPARLEEVLSRMDALGKLKRKYGPTLVEVVAYRLRVTEELDRLENVEGKRQDISRRLAAAEEHLAQRSAVLSEGRRKAAKKMSGAVQKELKDVGLPHSTFQVEVETQADRLTSWGADQVRFLFSANPGEGQSLLAETASGGELSRVMLAIESVLVRADDVPVLIFDEIDTGVGGTVGSVLGKKLAALGQGRQVLCVTHLATIAACADIHWNVEKEIKGDRTRAVVRMLSDEERPAEIARLFGSASGARAEIGLRHARELLASSRSPDPLLVKHGKQGSTDI; the protein is encoded by the coding sequence ATGCTTTTGGAAGTGTCGGTAAAAAACTTTTCGTTGTTGGAGGATCTTCGTTTGGAATTTGGACCGGGGCTCTTGGTCCTTACGGGAGAAACCGGGGCTGGAAAAAGTCTGTTGTTGGACGCGTTGGGTCTTGTTCTCGGTCGGCGAGCCGCGGCGGGACAGGTTCGGCGCGGTGCGGAACGATTGGTGATCTCCGCCCGGTTTCGGGGTCGAGGGGGACGACTCAAGAATATTTTGAATGAACTGGGGTTGGTCGATGGGCAAGAGGAAGATCTTTTGCTTCGGCGGGAGGTCGACGCCGCGGGGAAATCTCGTTCCTTTGTGAACGACCGGCCCGTTAATCTATCAACTTTGGTTCGGATCGGTGAATTGTTGGTTTTTTCCCACGGGCAAAGCGAGCAGCAGCTGCTTCTCCGGCCGGCTGAACAACGAGGTCTCTTGGACTCCTTCGGGGGGCTGGAAGGCGTTGGTCGCGAGGTGACGGCCGCCTTCGCCGAATGGCAAGAGCGGGTGGCGGAAAGGGATGCCCTAGCTCTTTCGGATCAGGAACGGGCCCAGCGGTTGGATCTTTATCGTTTCCAAAAAGGCGAATTGGACGCGGCCAACGTTCGTGTGGAAGAAGACGTCGAACTTGAAACGCTTTTGCCTCAACTCAAAAACGGCGGACGACTGCGTTCTGTTGCTGAAGAGGTGAATGGTTTCCTGCAGGTCCAGGAATCGTCCGCAATCGATTTGGTTCGAAAAGTTTCTCGCGGAGTGGGAACGTTGCGGGGGTTGGGGGCCCCTCTGGGGGAGGTGAGTGACCTCTTGGAAGGGGCCCAGGTCAACTTGGACGAGGCTGCCCAGCGTCTGGGTTCTTACGCGGCAGGAATTGAGGCGGACCCCGCTCGTTTGGAGGAGGTTCTTTCTCGGATGGACGCCCTGGGAAAACTGAAGAGGAAATATGGGCCGACCCTCGTGGAGGTGGTTGCCTACCGCCTTCGGGTTACGGAGGAACTGGACCGTTTGGAAAATGTCGAGGGAAAACGCCAAGATATTTCCCGGCGATTGGCGGCGGCAGAGGAACATTTGGCTCAGCGATCGGCGGTTTTATCGGAAGGACGGCGTAAGGCGGCGAAGAAAATGTCGGGAGCGGTGCAAAAAGAGCTGAAAGACGTTGGCCTTCCCCACTCGACTTTTCAAGTGGAAGTTGAAACTCAGGCGGATCGACTGACGTCGTGGGGAGCGGATCAGGTCCGGTTTCTGTTTAGCGCGAACCCTGGTGAAGGGCAAAGTCTTCTGGCGGAAACAGCGAGTGGGGGGGAACTGTCCCGTGTCATGTTGGCGATCGAGAGCGTTCTGGTTCGGGCGGACGACGTTCCTGTCTTGATTTTTGACGAGATCGATACGGGAGTGGGGGGGACGGTGGGGAGTGTCTTGGGAAAAAAATTGGCGGCCTTAGGGCAAGGAAGGCAAGTTCTCTGTGTGACGCATCTGGCCACGATCGCGGCGTGTGCCGACATTCATTGGAACGTCGAAAAGGAAATTAAGGGGGACCGGACCCGTGCTGTGGTTCGGATGTTGAGCGACGAAGAGCGTCCCGCGGAGATCGCCCGTTTGTTTGGCTCCGCGTCTGGGGCTCGCGCCGAAATAGGGCTTCGTCACGCCCGGGAGTTGTTGGCCTCGTCTCGGTCTCCAGACCCGTTATTGGTCAAACACGGAAAACAGGGATCAACAGATATTTAA
- the rpsI gene encoding 30S ribosomal protein S9, which produces MTEATLEITRQKPLWATGRRKSAVARVRVVPGEGRIVLNGKTLEDFFGGNERQKAAALAPFHLAKTLEKFDLFISTSGGGITGQAESIRLGIARAMVDMDPTLRTALRAKGFLTRDPREVERKKSGQPKARKRYQHSKR; this is translated from the coding sequence ATGACCGAAGCCACTCTTGAAATTACCCGTCAAAAACCACTTTGGGCCACAGGCCGGCGAAAGTCCGCCGTGGCGCGTGTCCGTGTGGTCCCGGGGGAAGGGCGGATCGTTCTTAACGGAAAAACACTAGAAGATTTTTTTGGTGGGAATGAACGACAAAAAGCGGCGGCTTTGGCCCCCTTTCATTTAGCAAAGACACTTGAGAAATTTGACCTTTTTATCAGTACGTCGGGCGGTGGGATTACCGGCCAAGCGGAATCCATTCGGCTCGGGATTGCGCGAGCCATGGTGGATATGGATCCCACGCTGCGAACCGCTCTTCGCGCGAAAGGATTTTTGACGCGTGACCCGCGTGAAGTGGAACGCAAAAAATCTGGGCAACCCAAAGCTCGGAAGCGCTACCAACACTCCAAGCGGTAG
- the rplM gene encoding 50S ribosomal protein L13: MFAAQTKFPKSSTVVRRWYLVDADGVSLGRLAALSAGLLRGKGKTTFSSHVDQGDGVVVVNAAKVVLTGNKKTQKMDFRASGYRGGQTLTPYERLLEHKPERAVELAVSGMLPKNRLRSRFMRRLKVFRAGEGAVQYPMAVAVDTKDPKIKSGGPFAIAAAK, from the coding sequence ATGTTCGCAGCACAAACTAAATTTCCTAAATCTTCCACCGTTGTTCGTCGCTGGTATTTGGTTGACGCGGACGGTGTTTCGCTGGGGCGGTTGGCTGCCTTGAGCGCTGGACTTTTACGTGGTAAAGGTAAAACCACATTCTCCTCCCATGTGGACCAAGGGGATGGTGTGGTGGTGGTGAATGCCGCGAAGGTTGTTCTGACTGGGAACAAGAAAACGCAGAAAATGGATTTTCGCGCGTCCGGATATCGGGGCGGGCAGACATTAACTCCCTACGAACGGCTTTTGGAACATAAACCTGAACGCGCTGTTGAATTGGCCGTCAGTGGTATGCTTCCCAAGAATCGGCTTCGTTCCCGGTTTATGCGACGTCTTAAAGTTTTTCGTGCGGGTGAGGGTGCGGTTCAATACCCCATGGCCGTTGCTGTGGACACAAAAGATCCAAAAATAAAATCAGGCGGCCCCTTTGCAATAGCCGCGGCGAAGTAA